Proteins encoded together in one Variovorax paradoxus window:
- a CDS encoding ROK family transcriptional regulator, giving the protein MTIGDQQLLKRMNRSALLRLLRARPGLSRARLAAESGLTKSTVSLLVRELLDEGWLSEAGATVADGLGRPSTPLQINVGVRALMGVEIAVETVRLVCVSLQGEVLHADTQALADGTPAGVCAQVARMAAAAHAQLKGLGLRLSSIGVGVPGAVDDCTGVVRFAPNLGWRNVSLLPALEKAFAAAGLPGVTVQLQNDADAGALGEYEFFGSEGGDPLIFVSCDVGVGAGVVLNDRLFTGAQGMAGEIGHTILQIDGPLCSCGRRGCAEAFFGSHALEREGPGMAHAAAFLGVLLQNLWVTFDPRAIVLGGKSCTNHPGLLQAAFEVVKRQADAAGMPAPDLRLARYGELAAAVGAAALALHEYLRPLQPDARTRRARAAREDRVPSN; this is encoded by the coding sequence ATGACCATCGGCGACCAGCAACTGCTCAAGCGAATGAACCGCAGCGCACTGCTGCGCCTGCTGCGCGCGCGGCCCGGCCTGTCGCGGGCGCGGCTGGCGGCGGAAAGCGGACTTACCAAATCGACCGTGAGCCTGCTCGTGCGCGAGCTGCTCGACGAGGGCTGGCTCAGCGAAGCGGGTGCCACCGTTGCCGACGGCTTGGGGCGGCCCTCCACGCCGCTGCAGATCAACGTCGGCGTGCGCGCATTGATGGGCGTGGAGATTGCCGTCGAAACGGTGCGCCTCGTCTGCGTCTCGCTGCAGGGCGAGGTGCTGCATGCCGACACGCAAGCGCTGGCCGACGGTACGCCCGCGGGCGTGTGCGCGCAGGTCGCGCGCATGGCCGCGGCGGCGCATGCGCAACTGAAGGGCCTGGGGCTGCGCCTGTCGAGCATTGGTGTCGGCGTGCCGGGCGCGGTGGACGATTGCACCGGCGTGGTCCGCTTCGCGCCCAACCTCGGCTGGCGCAATGTGAGCCTGCTGCCCGCGCTCGAAAAAGCCTTTGCCGCCGCGGGCCTGCCAGGCGTGACCGTGCAGCTGCAGAACGATGCCGATGCGGGCGCGCTCGGCGAGTATGAATTCTTCGGCAGCGAAGGCGGAGACCCGCTGATCTTCGTCAGCTGCGACGTGGGCGTGGGCGCCGGCGTGGTGCTGAACGACCGCCTGTTTACCGGCGCGCAAGGCATGGCCGGCGAGATCGGCCACACCATATTGCAGATCGACGGGCCGCTGTGCTCGTGCGGCAGAAGGGGCTGTGCCGAGGCCTTCTTCGGCTCGCATGCGCTGGAGCGCGAGGGGCCCGGCATGGCGCATGCGGCCGCTTTCCTGGGCGTGCTGCTGCAGAACCTGTGGGTGACTTTCGATCCGCGCGCCATCGTGCTCGGCGGCAAGTCGTGCACCAACCATCCCGGCCTGCTGCAGGCGGCCTTCGAGGTGGTCAAGCGCCAGGCCGATGCGGCCGGCATGCCCGCGCCCGACCTGCGCCTGGCGCGCTACGGCGAGCTTGCGGCCGCCGTGGGGGCTGCGGCGCTGGCGCTGCATGAATACCTGAGGCCGCTGCAGCCCGATGCGCGCACGCGCCGAGCCCGCGCCGCACGCGAAGACCGAGTACCTTCGAACTAA
- a CDS encoding ATP-binding cassette domain-containing protein: protein MTTPDTAKPLVELREIRKAFGGVKAVDGVSINLHPGEVVAVLGHNGAGKSTLMKMLAGAYPIDSGDTLIAGEKVHIRTPAEAQALGIETIYQTLALADNLDSVSNLFLGREKMTRWNTLDDHFMEVQARKVFQRLNKNFTNIRIPVRRLSGGQRQVVAISRALYFNARILIMDEPCAALGPEETAMVGGLVKQLKADGVGIFLITHDMPDVFSLSDRVAVMKNGKLVGTYRTADVTEDEVLGMIIAGKRPEGKEQAHR from the coding sequence ATGACCACGCCAGACACCGCAAAACCTTTGGTCGAACTGCGCGAAATCCGCAAAGCCTTCGGCGGCGTAAAAGCCGTGGACGGTGTGAGCATCAACCTCCACCCCGGTGAAGTCGTCGCAGTGCTGGGCCACAACGGCGCAGGCAAGTCCACGCTCATGAAGATGCTCGCGGGCGCCTACCCCATCGATTCGGGCGACACGCTGATCGCGGGCGAGAAGGTCCACATCCGCACTCCCGCCGAGGCGCAGGCGCTGGGCATCGAAACCATCTACCAGACGCTGGCGCTGGCCGACAACCTCGACTCCGTGTCCAACCTCTTTCTCGGCCGGGAGAAGATGACGCGCTGGAACACGCTCGACGATCATTTCATGGAAGTGCAGGCGCGCAAGGTGTTCCAGCGCCTGAACAAGAACTTCACCAACATCCGCATTCCGGTGCGGCGCCTCTCCGGTGGACAGCGGCAGGTGGTGGCGATTTCGCGTGCGCTGTACTTCAACGCACGCATTCTCATCATGGACGAACCCTGTGCTGCCCTCGGCCCTGAAGAAACCGCCATGGTCGGCGGGCTCGTGAAGCAGCTCAAGGCCGACGGCGTCGGCATTTTCCTGATCACCCACGACATGCCCGATGTGTTCTCGCTCAGCGACCGCGTCGCCGTCATGAAGAACGGCAAGCTCGTGGGCACCTACCGCACCGCCGACGTTACCGAAGACGAAGTGCTCGGCATGATCATCGCCGGCAAGCGCCCCGAAGGAAAAGAGCAGGCGCACAGGTGA
- a CDS encoding sugar ABC transporter permease, whose amino-acid sequence MSNQTPGWWRRTGVDLRLLLMSVLLIAMGVVFNVMSGGVFLSPENLYNVAQQTAVVGIVSTVMVLVIVARHIDLSVGSVMGFVGVLIAYLQYTSGWSWPTACLAGLAVALLVSIYQGWLTAMLGVPSFVVTLGGLMSFRGAAFLVADGKTQPVNDEFFQRLGGGYDGGIGTTATWAIAAFVALVLFGRMLQKRRARAHHEMPNEPLWMEVLLTAVPAAVVFVFAAVMNNYQIASKDAPQGLPIPVLIWAVVAIVLSFIVHRTRFGRYVFAMGGNPDAAALVGIPVKRVTLMLFALLAVLVTVAAIVSIARLNAGTNSLGTGMELYVIAAAVIGGTALAGGTGSIFGSVLGALIMQSLDSGMLLLDVPIGKRMVIIGQVLIVAVVFDVLYRRKFGEN is encoded by the coding sequence ATGAGCAACCAAACACCAGGCTGGTGGCGGCGCACCGGCGTCGACCTGCGGCTGCTGTTGATGAGCGTGCTGCTGATCGCGATGGGCGTGGTCTTCAACGTGATGTCCGGCGGCGTGTTTCTTTCGCCCGAGAACCTCTACAACGTGGCGCAGCAGACGGCGGTGGTGGGCATCGTGTCGACGGTGATGGTGCTGGTCATCGTCGCGCGCCACATCGACCTCTCGGTGGGTTCGGTCATGGGCTTCGTCGGCGTGCTGATCGCCTACCTGCAATACACGTCCGGCTGGTCTTGGCCCACGGCCTGCCTCGCGGGGCTTGCGGTGGCGCTGCTGGTGTCCATCTACCAGGGCTGGCTCACGGCCATGCTGGGCGTACCCTCGTTCGTGGTCACGCTGGGCGGCCTGATGTCGTTTCGCGGCGCGGCCTTCCTGGTGGCCGACGGCAAGACACAGCCGGTGAACGACGAGTTCTTCCAGCGGCTCGGCGGCGGTTACGACGGCGGCATCGGCACCACGGCCACCTGGGCCATTGCGGCCTTCGTGGCACTGGTGCTGTTCGGCCGCATGCTGCAGAAGCGCCGCGCCCGCGCCCATCATGAAATGCCCAACGAGCCGCTGTGGATGGAGGTGCTGCTGACGGCAGTGCCCGCAGCCGTGGTGTTCGTCTTCGCGGCGGTCATGAACAACTATCAAATCGCCTCGAAGGACGCACCGCAGGGCCTGCCGATCCCGGTGCTGATCTGGGCCGTGGTGGCCATCGTGCTCTCGTTCATCGTTCACCGCACGCGTTTCGGCCGCTACGTTTTCGCGATGGGCGGCAACCCCGACGCGGCGGCGCTGGTGGGCATTCCGGTAAAGCGGGTCACGCTGATGCTGTTCGCGTTGCTTGCGGTGCTGGTCACGGTGGCGGCCATCGTGTCGATTGCACGCCTCAATGCCGGCACCAACTCGCTGGGCACCGGCATGGAGCTGTACGTGATCGCGGCGGCCGTCATCGGCGGCACCGCACTCGCGGGCGGCACCGGCTCCATCTTCGGCTCGGTGCTGGGCGCACTCATCATGCAGTCGCTCGACAGCGGCATGCTGCTGCTCGACGTGCCCATCGGCAAGCGCATGGTGATCATCGGGCAAGTGCTGATCGTGGCTGTTGTGTTCGACGTGCTGTATCGGCGCAAGTTCGGGGAGAACTAG
- the xylF gene encoding D-xylose ABC transporter substrate-binding protein → MQLKHTLAAMAFGLTAVSALAQTVVGVSWSNFQEERWKTDEAAIKAQLEKLGAKYISADAGGSPEKQLGDIEGLMSKGAKALIVLAMDKDAILPAITKATRQKVPVVAYDRLIEAPGVFYITFDNVEVGRMEAREVFKVKPKGNYVIIKGSPSDPNADFLRAGQQEVLDAAVKKGDIKIVGDEYTEGWKPEVAQKNMEQILTKNGNKVDAVVAANDGTAGGAVAALTAKGLRGIPVSGQDADFAALNRIALGTQTATIFKDSRELGREAASAAIALSQGKPVEKAAPWNSGPKKISLSSRLLTPVPVTRDNLDVVVKAGWIKKDELCKGVPAASAPAACK, encoded by the coding sequence ATGCAACTCAAGCACACCCTGGCCGCCATGGCCTTCGGCCTCACCGCAGTGAGCGCACTGGCCCAGACCGTGGTCGGCGTGAGCTGGTCCAACTTCCAGGAAGAGCGCTGGAAGACGGACGAGGCCGCCATCAAGGCCCAGCTCGAGAAGCTCGGCGCCAAGTACATCAGCGCCGATGCAGGTGGTTCGCCTGAAAAGCAGCTGGGCGACATCGAGGGGCTGATGTCCAAGGGCGCCAAGGCGCTCATCGTGCTTGCAATGGACAAGGACGCGATCCTTCCCGCCATTACCAAGGCCACGCGCCAGAAGGTGCCCGTGGTGGCCTACGACCGGTTGATCGAAGCACCCGGCGTCTTCTACATCACCTTCGACAACGTCGAAGTGGGCCGCATGGAGGCGCGCGAGGTGTTCAAGGTCAAGCCCAAGGGCAACTACGTGATCATCAAGGGCTCTCCGAGCGACCCGAACGCCGACTTCCTGCGCGCGGGCCAGCAGGAGGTGCTGGACGCCGCCGTGAAGAAGGGCGACATCAAGATCGTGGGCGACGAATACACCGAAGGCTGGAAGCCCGAGGTCGCGCAAAAGAACATGGAGCAGATCCTCACCAAGAACGGCAACAAGGTCGATGCGGTGGTGGCGGCCAACGACGGCACGGCCGGCGGCGCGGTGGCCGCGCTCACGGCCAAGGGCCTGCGCGGCATTCCGGTGTCGGGCCAGGACGCCGACTTTGCGGCGCTCAACCGCATTGCGCTGGGCACTCAAACCGCCACCATCTTCAAGGACTCGCGCGAGCTTGGGCGCGAGGCTGCCAGCGCCGCCATTGCACTGTCGCAAGGCAAGCCGGTCGAAAAGGCCGCGCCATGGAATTCCGGGCCGAAGAAGATCTCGCTGTCGTCGCGCCTGCTCACGCCGGTGCCGGTCACGCGCGACAACCTCGACGTGGTCGTGAAGGCGGGCTGGATCAAGAAGGACGAGCTCTGCAAGGGCGTTCCGGCGGCCAGCGCGCCCGCGGCCTGCAAGTAG
- a CDS encoding VOC family protein gives MSVMNAPHERIPFHLAFPVRDIAEARAFYGDLLGCPEGRSAAEWVDFDFYGHQIVAHLAPDECGHKASSAVDGHDVPVRHFGAILPMAKWQAMADKLAARQTKFVIEPYIRFKGEPGEQATMFFLDPSGNAIEMKSFANLDSLFAV, from the coding sequence ATGTCCGTCATGAATGCTCCTCACGAAAGAATTCCTTTTCACCTGGCTTTTCCGGTGCGCGACATTGCCGAAGCGCGCGCGTTCTATGGCGACCTGCTCGGATGCCCCGAAGGCCGCAGTGCGGCCGAATGGGTCGACTTCGACTTCTACGGCCACCAGATCGTGGCGCACCTGGCACCCGACGAATGCGGCCACAAGGCCAGCAGCGCGGTAGACGGGCACGACGTGCCGGTGCGCCATTTCGGCGCGATTCTTCCAATGGCCAAGTGGCAGGCGATGGCCGACAAGCTGGCCGCGCGGCAAACGAAATTCGTGATCGAGCCCTACATCCGCTTCAAGGGCGAGCCGGGCGAACAGGCGACGATGTTCTTTCTCGACCCCTCGGGCAACGCCATCGAGATGAAGTCGTTCGCGAATCTGGATTCGCTGTTCGCCGTGTGA
- a CDS encoding amino acid ABC transporter substrate-binding protein, with translation MTTPLLIASAVAAALLLSAANASAQTDTLKKIKESGAITMGVRDASGAMSFTLGPGSYTGFHVEVCERVVADIRKALQLEKIGVKYQLVTPQNRIALVQNGTVDIECGTTTNNTARQKDVAFAPTLYVEGVRIAVKASSGIASAAQLTGKAVAATTGTTSVQILRKLKREGAGEIAEVLAKDNSEGFLLLESGRVEGFAADGQILATLISKSREPAQYKLLDQVLSVEPIAIMLPKGDAAFKKLVDQSVTSLARSGEAARIYDKWFVQPIPPHNSKVGLPASALTKAAWANPTDKPMEEYEAR, from the coding sequence GTGACAACCCCTTTGCTCATCGCGAGCGCCGTTGCTGCGGCTCTCCTGCTTTCGGCCGCGAACGCTTCAGCGCAAACCGACACCTTGAAGAAGATCAAGGAATCCGGCGCCATCACCATGGGCGTGCGGGACGCTTCAGGCGCCATGTCCTTCACGCTCGGTCCGGGCAGCTACACGGGCTTTCATGTCGAAGTCTGCGAGCGTGTCGTCGCCGACATCCGCAAGGCGCTGCAGCTCGAGAAGATCGGCGTGAAGTACCAGCTGGTCACGCCGCAGAACCGCATTGCCCTGGTGCAGAACGGAACGGTCGACATCGAGTGCGGCACCACCACCAACAACACGGCGCGGCAGAAAGACGTGGCGTTTGCGCCCACGCTCTACGTCGAAGGGGTTCGCATAGCGGTCAAGGCAAGCTCGGGCATTGCTTCTGCGGCCCAGTTGACCGGCAAGGCCGTGGCCGCGACAACGGGCACCACGTCTGTGCAAATCCTGCGGAAGCTCAAGCGCGAGGGTGCGGGCGAGATTGCGGAGGTGCTGGCCAAGGACAACAGCGAGGGCTTCCTGCTGCTCGAATCGGGCCGCGTGGAGGGCTTTGCGGCCGATGGCCAGATTCTTGCCACGCTCATTTCCAAGAGCAGGGAGCCGGCGCAGTACAAGCTGCTCGACCAGGTGCTCAGCGTGGAGCCGATTGCAATCATGCTTCCGAAGGGCGATGCGGCATTCAAGAAGCTCGTCGACCAGAGCGTGACGTCGCTCGCCAGGAGCGGAGAGGCGGCGCGCATCTACGACAAGTGGTTTGTGCAGCCTATTCCGCCCCACAACTCGAAGGTTGGCCTGCCGGCGAGCGCATTGACCAAGGCCGCCTGGGCGAACCCGACCGACAAGCCGATGGAAGAGTACGAGGCGCGGTGA
- a CDS encoding LysR family transcriptional regulator, with translation MINELRTFIAVCRHGTFAAAGERIGLTQSAVSSQIKRLEEALGFELFDRTGRSATLNAAGETTLGRAEEICALYAKLGELPEDAAHGGLLRIGAIASTQSTLLARALASLRSELPQLRVHVSPGVSMRLMDDLDAGVIDAAVIIRPPFGILPDLTWQSLVHEPYVLIAPKKMPGKDWRTLIQEQPFLRYDRASFGGRMVERFLRREGIVVSDSIELDEIPGLIHMTSKGLGVALVPLVEAHLPLPASVRVLSLGELTFYREVGLLQRKPRASPPIVGRLAHCLQEAAEATETRRG, from the coding sequence ATGATCAACGAGCTCAGAACCTTCATTGCCGTGTGCCGGCACGGCACGTTTGCCGCCGCGGGCGAGCGCATCGGCCTGACGCAATCGGCCGTCAGCAGCCAGATCAAGCGGCTCGAAGAGGCGCTGGGCTTCGAGCTCTTCGACCGGACCGGCCGGTCGGCCACGTTGAATGCAGCGGGCGAGACGACGCTGGGACGCGCGGAAGAAATCTGCGCGCTCTATGCAAAGCTCGGCGAGCTGCCAGAGGACGCCGCCCACGGCGGGCTGCTGCGGATCGGCGCCATTGCCTCGACGCAGTCGACGCTGCTGGCGCGTGCGCTTGCCAGCCTGCGCAGCGAGCTTCCGCAACTTCGCGTGCATGTGTCGCCCGGCGTGTCGATGCGGCTGATGGACGACCTGGACGCCGGTGTCATCGACGCGGCGGTGATCATCAGGCCGCCCTTCGGCATTCTTCCGGACCTGACGTGGCAATCGCTGGTGCATGAGCCGTACGTGCTCATTGCACCCAAGAAAATGCCGGGCAAAGACTGGCGCACCCTCATCCAGGAGCAACCGTTCCTGCGCTACGACCGCGCTTCGTTCGGCGGACGCATGGTGGAACGGTTCCTGCGCCGCGAAGGCATCGTCGTCAGCGATTCCATCGAGCTCGACGAAATACCCGGGCTCATCCACATGACATCCAAGGGGCTGGGCGTTGCCCTGGTGCCGTTGGTCGAGGCGCACCTTCCGCTGCCTGCGAGCGTTCGCGTGCTCTCGCTCGGAGAGCTCACGTTCTACAGGGAGGTGGGCCTTCTCCAACGAAAGCCGCGAGCCAGTCCACCCATCGTGGGACGGCTGGCGCACTGCTTGCAAGAAGCGGCCGAGGCCACCGAGACGCGTCGGGGGTAA
- a CDS encoding thiamine pyrophosphate-dependent dehydrogenase E1 component subunit alpha yields the protein MDSSNSGATPEIIGKALYRTMVRIRAFENAAEAASQGGVSAYGQQAAGSAKVRGPLHLSTGQEAVPAGVCAHLRVSDYLTSTHRGHGHTLAKGADLVRMMCELFGKATGFNGGKGGSMHIADFSVGMLGANGVVAAGLPIAVGAAHAQKVLKKNGDITVCFFGDGAINRGPFLEALNWARVYDLPVLFVCEDNRWSATTASGPMTAGEGASARAASMDIAATQVDGNDVFSVHETAGRLVREVRDGGGPRLLHALTYRVKGHVSVDLAAYRDPAELAAALETDPIARARGHLLSHGVSAATLDAIENAARDEVDTALAIADAAPWPDASAAFSDVQTIGAGQWH from the coding sequence ATGGATTCGAGCAATTCAGGCGCCACGCCAGAAATCATCGGCAAGGCGCTGTACCGCACCATGGTGCGCATCCGGGCATTCGAGAACGCCGCCGAAGCGGCCAGCCAGGGCGGCGTGAGCGCCTATGGCCAGCAGGCCGCCGGTTCCGCCAAGGTGCGCGGGCCGCTGCATCTTTCAACCGGCCAAGAGGCGGTGCCGGCCGGCGTGTGCGCCCATCTGCGCGTGAGCGACTATCTCACCTCCACGCACCGTGGCCACGGCCACACGCTGGCGAAGGGCGCTGACCTGGTCCGCATGATGTGCGAGCTGTTCGGCAAGGCCACGGGCTTCAACGGCGGCAAGGGCGGCTCGATGCACATTGCGGACTTTTCCGTCGGCATGCTCGGCGCCAACGGCGTGGTGGCGGCCGGCCTGCCGATTGCCGTGGGCGCCGCACATGCGCAAAAGGTGCTCAAGAAAAACGGTGACATCACGGTCTGCTTTTTTGGCGACGGCGCAATCAACCGCGGGCCCTTTCTCGAAGCGCTGAACTGGGCACGCGTGTACGACTTGCCGGTGCTCTTCGTCTGCGAGGACAACCGCTGGAGCGCGACCACCGCAAGCGGGCCGATGACGGCGGGCGAGGGTGCATCGGCGCGTGCTGCCTCCATGGACATTGCGGCCACGCAGGTCGATGGCAACGACGTGTTCTCGGTGCACGAAACCGCCGGGCGGCTGGTGCGCGAAGTGCGCGACGGCGGCGGGCCGCGCCTGCTGCATGCGCTGACTTACCGGGTGAAAGGGCATGTCTCGGTGGATCTCGCGGCGTACCGCGATCCGGCCGAGCTCGCCGCTGCGCTCGAAACCGATCCGATTGCACGGGCACGCGGGCACCTGCTGTCGCACGGCGTCAGCGCTGCCACGCTCGACGCCATCGAGAACGCTGCCCGCGACGAGGTCGATACCGCCCTGGCCATTGCCGATGCGGCACCCTGGCCCGACGCCAGCGCCGCTTTCAGCGACGTGCAGACCATCGGAGCCGGCCAATGGCACTGA
- a CDS encoding alpha-ketoacid dehydrogenase subunit beta, translated as MALNKDLSYSEAAVLAVQREMEADARVVVLGEDVGRGGIFGQYKGLQQAFGAERVIDTPISEAAIMGAGVGMALAGLRPVVEMRVVDFALCGMDELVNQAAKNRFMFGGQGRVPLVARLPGGIWDASAAQHSQSLEAWFAHLPGVVVVSPSTPQDNYSLLRAALQCGDPVVYIEHKTLWGLRGDVDEDMAVPLGKARRVREGNAITIVSWSKQVQACAAACDALAAEGIEADLIDLRTLWPWDRETVLASCARTQRLLVVHEAVQVAGFGAEIAASAAEATGCRVARLGAPRIPVGYAPVLEAQSRVGAEAVVAAAKKLMG; from the coding sequence ATGGCACTGAACAAGGATTTGAGCTACTCCGAAGCCGCCGTGCTCGCAGTACAGCGCGAGATGGAAGCCGATGCACGCGTGGTGGTGCTCGGCGAAGACGTGGGCCGCGGCGGCATCTTCGGCCAGTACAAGGGGCTGCAGCAGGCCTTCGGCGCCGAGCGTGTGATCGACACGCCGATCAGCGAGGCCGCGATCATGGGTGCCGGCGTGGGCATGGCGCTCGCAGGCCTGCGCCCGGTGGTCGAGATGCGCGTGGTCGACTTTGCACTGTGCGGCATGGATGAGCTGGTGAACCAGGCTGCCAAGAACCGCTTCATGTTCGGCGGACAGGGCCGGGTGCCGCTGGTGGCGCGCTTGCCGGGCGGCATCTGGGACGCCTCGGCCGCGCAGCATTCGCAGTCGCTCGAGGCGTGGTTTGCGCACCTGCCGGGCGTGGTGGTGGTGAGCCCTTCGACGCCGCAGGACAACTACAGCCTGCTGCGCGCCGCGCTGCAGTGCGGCGATCCGGTGGTCTACATCGAGCACAAGACGCTGTGGGGCCTGCGCGGCGATGTGGACGAAGACATGGCCGTGCCGCTTGGCAAGGCGCGGCGCGTGCGCGAAGGCAACGCGATCACGATCGTTAGCTGGAGCAAGCAGGTGCAGGCATGCGCCGCCGCTTGCGATGCGCTCGCGGCCGAAGGCATCGAGGCCGACCTGATCGACCTGCGCACGCTCTGGCCATGGGACCGCGAGACGGTGCTCGCTTCTTGCGCGCGCACGCAGCGGCTGCTGGTGGTGCACGAGGCGGTACAGGTGGCCGGCTTCGGTGCCGAGATTGCGGCCAGCGCCGCCGAAGCCACGGGATGCCGCGTGGCGCGGCTCGGCGCCCCGCGCATTCCGGTCGGCTATGCGCCGGTGCTCGAGGCGCAATCGCGCGTCGGCGCCGAGGCGGTGGTGGCCGCAGCGAAAAAGCTGATGGGCTGA
- a CDS encoding SDR family oxidoreductase codes for MASNTPSTPSLSLAGKVAFVTGGSRGIGAAIVRRLVRDGAAVAFSYASSSTPADELARSIEAEGGRALALKIDSADAAALTAGIDEAARTLGKIDVLVNNAGVFLGGSLDDFSLEDFDKTLDINVRAVFVAAKAASRHMGEGGRIINIGSTNAERMPWPGGSAYAMSKSALKGLVQGLARDLGPRGITVNNVQPGPVNTDMNPVDGPNAAAMHGLMALARHAHPEEIAGMVAYLASPEAAFVTGASLNIDGGFAA; via the coding sequence ATGGCCTCCAACACTCCATCCACCCCTTCCCTCTCATTGGCCGGCAAGGTCGCTTTCGTCACCGGCGGTTCGCGCGGCATCGGCGCGGCCATCGTGCGGCGCTTGGTCCGCGACGGCGCCGCCGTGGCCTTCAGCTACGCCAGTTCAAGCACCCCGGCCGACGAGCTCGCGCGCAGCATCGAAGCCGAAGGCGGCCGCGCGCTGGCGTTGAAGATCGACAGCGCCGACGCAGCCGCGCTCACGGCCGGCATCGACGAAGCGGCCCGCACGCTCGGCAAGATCGACGTGCTGGTGAACAACGCCGGCGTGTTCCTCGGCGGAAGCCTCGACGACTTCTCGCTCGAAGATTTCGACAAGACGCTCGACATCAATGTGCGCGCCGTGTTTGTCGCGGCCAAGGCGGCCTCGCGCCACATGGGCGAAGGCGGCCGCATCATCAACATCGGCAGCACCAACGCCGAGCGCATGCCCTGGCCGGGCGGCAGTGCCTATGCCATGAGCAAGTCGGCGCTGAAGGGGCTGGTGCAGGGCCTCGCGCGAGACCTTGGTCCGCGCGGCATCACGGTCAACAACGTGCAGCCCGGTCCGGTCAACACCGACATGAACCCGGTCGACGGCCCGAACGCCGCCGCCATGCACGGGCTGATGGCGCTCGCCCGCCATGCGCATCCCGAAGAAATCGCAGGCATGGTGGCGTACCTGGCCAGCCCCGAGGCGGCCTTTGTGACAGGCGCGAGCCTGAACATCGACGGCGGCTTCGCGGCCTGA
- a CDS encoding LysR family transcriptional regulator, which produces MEPLNHLESFVQSAESGSFSAAARRLGLTPAAVSKNVARLEARLGVRLFQRSTRRLTLTEGGERFLGQIGGALTTLKDAVADISKDDGQPAGTLKVSMGQAFGREHVLPLMGDFLARYPAILPDWHFDNHQVDLVGEGFDAAIGGGIELSPGMVARELARIHVVAVAAPGYMAGRTLPRHPAELAQFDALLRRSSPTGRLRSWTLQHAKGDQTTVELPRPRAIFNDPEAIAHAALMGLGVAMLPMPFVERGLRTGELVRLLPEWHFDAGAVWLYYPSKKLLPAKTRVFIDFVLERFRRERFAQRMQVA; this is translated from the coding sequence ATGGAACCGCTCAACCACCTCGAGTCTTTTGTACAGAGCGCCGAGAGCGGCAGCTTCTCGGCCGCCGCCCGGAGGCTGGGGCTCACACCCGCGGCGGTGAGCAAGAACGTTGCCCGGCTCGAAGCGCGGCTGGGCGTTCGGCTGTTCCAACGCAGCACGCGCCGCCTGACATTGACGGAGGGCGGCGAGCGCTTCCTGGGGCAGATCGGCGGGGCGCTCACTACCCTGAAAGACGCCGTCGCCGACATCTCGAAGGACGACGGCCAGCCCGCCGGAACGCTGAAGGTGAGCATGGGCCAGGCGTTCGGCCGCGAGCACGTCTTGCCCCTGATGGGCGACTTTCTCGCACGCTACCCGGCCATCCTGCCCGACTGGCACTTCGACAACCACCAGGTGGACCTGGTGGGCGAGGGCTTCGACGCAGCGATTGGAGGCGGCATCGAGCTGTCGCCCGGCATGGTGGCGCGGGAGCTAGCGCGCATCCATGTGGTGGCGGTGGCGGCGCCGGGGTACATGGCCGGCCGTACGCTGCCCCGCCATCCGGCGGAGCTGGCGCAGTTCGATGCGCTGCTGCGCCGCTCGTCGCCCACGGGACGGCTGCGCAGCTGGACGCTGCAGCATGCCAAGGGCGACCAGACCACGGTGGAGCTCCCCCGGCCGCGCGCCATCTTCAACGACCCGGAAGCCATTGCCCATGCCGCACTGATGGGCCTGGGCGTGGCCATGCTGCCGATGCCTTTCGTCGAGCGCGGGCTGCGCACCGGCGAACTGGTGCGCCTGCTGCCGGAGTGGCATTTCGATGCGGGCGCCGTGTGGCTCTATTACCCGAGCAAGAAGCTCCTGCCGGCGAAGACGCGGGTGTTCATCGACTTTGTGCTGGAGCGCTTTCGCCGCGAGCGCTTTGCACAGCGCATGCAGGTGGCTTAA